One genomic window of Tatumella citrea includes the following:
- the trxC gene encoding thioredoxin TrxC has protein sequence MNTVCSHCLATNRVPDEKISDSAKCGRCKEPLFEGEIINATEQTLDKLLQDDLPVVIDFWAPWCGPCVGFAPIFEDVAEERAQQVRFIKVNTEQQTALSARFHIRSIPTLMIFRKGQHVDTMAGALPKASFEQWLDESL, from the coding sequence ATGAATACCGTATGCAGCCACTGCCTTGCCACTAACCGCGTGCCGGACGAAAAGATCAGCGATTCCGCAAAATGCGGACGTTGTAAAGAACCACTGTTTGAGGGTGAGATTATTAACGCCACAGAACAGACGCTGGATAAGCTGTTACAGGATGACCTTCCGGTAGTGATTGATTTTTGGGCTCCATGGTGTGGCCCTTGTGTTGGCTTTGCGCCGATCTTCGAAGATGTCGCGGAAGAGCGGGCACAACAGGTTCGTTTTATTAAAGTGAACACCGAACAACAGACCGCACTGAGTGCCCGCTTTCATATCCGAAGCATCCCGACACTGATGATCTTCCGTAAAGGTCAGCATGTCGACACAATGGCAGGTGCCTTACCTAAAGCATCATTCGAGCAGTGGCTGGATGAATCCCTGTGA
- the emrB gene encoding multidrug efflux MFS transporter permease subunit EmrB: MAQKPLEGTQLVLMTIALSLATFMQVLDSTIANVAIPTIAGNLGASNSQGTWVITSFGVANAISIPLTGWLARRFGEVRLFMLSTVTFAIASWACGMSNSLTMLIFFRVIQGVVAGPLIPLSQSLLLNNYPPAKRSIALSLWAMTVIVAPICGPILGGWISDNYHWGWIFFINVPIGAVVIFLSLQTIRGRETTITRQPIDLVGLVCLVVGIGCLQVMLDRGKELDWFNSTEIITLTVFAVVALSILLIWELTDDHPIVDLSLFRSRNFTIGCVSISLAYMLYFGTIVLLPQLLQEVFGYTATWAGLASAPVGVLPVILSPIIGRFAHKLDMRLLVTFSFIMYAVCFYWRAYTFEPAMNFAASAWPQFIQGFAVACFFMPLTTITLSGLPPERMAAASSLSNFLRTLAGSIGTSITTTLWTDRESLHHSHLTESVTAFNPNSQHMYQQLESIGMSHQQASEYIAEQITSQGLIISANEIFWAAGGIFILLLVTIWFAKPPFGGSGGKKSDAGGGAH; this comes from the coding sequence ATGGCGCAGAAACCGCTCGAAGGTACGCAACTGGTACTGATGACGATTGCCTTGTCGTTGGCTACCTTTATGCAGGTACTGGACTCGACCATTGCCAACGTAGCCATACCGACCATTGCCGGTAACCTGGGGGCTTCAAACTCCCAGGGAACCTGGGTTATTACCTCATTCGGGGTCGCCAATGCCATTTCCATTCCGTTGACCGGCTGGCTGGCCCGACGGTTCGGTGAGGTCAGACTGTTTATGCTTTCCACGGTGACATTTGCCATCGCGTCATGGGCATGTGGTATGTCGAACAGTCTGACAATGCTGATTTTCTTTCGTGTCATTCAGGGGGTGGTCGCCGGACCATTGATTCCTCTTTCGCAAAGTTTGCTGCTGAATAACTATCCACCCGCTAAACGCAGTATTGCTCTGTCACTGTGGGCAATGACGGTAATCGTGGCGCCCATTTGTGGTCCGATCCTTGGTGGCTGGATCAGTGATAACTACCACTGGGGCTGGATCTTTTTTATCAACGTACCCATCGGTGCAGTGGTGATCTTCTTAAGCCTTCAGACCATACGCGGGAGAGAAACCACTATCACACGGCAGCCAATCGACCTGGTAGGGCTGGTATGTCTGGTGGTGGGCATCGGTTGCCTTCAGGTAATGCTGGACCGGGGAAAAGAGCTGGACTGGTTTAATTCGACCGAAATTATCACTCTGACTGTTTTTGCGGTAGTCGCACTCTCAATTCTGTTGATTTGGGAGCTGACAGATGATCACCCTATCGTCGATTTGTCATTATTCAGGTCGAGGAACTTTACCATAGGGTGCGTCTCTATCAGCCTGGCTTATATGCTTTATTTTGGCACGATTGTCCTACTGCCACAGCTACTCCAGGAGGTATTCGGCTATACCGCAACCTGGGCGGGGTTGGCATCTGCCCCGGTGGGCGTGTTACCAGTGATACTTTCGCCAATCATCGGACGTTTTGCGCATAAGTTGGATATGCGATTACTGGTAACTTTCAGTTTCATCATGTATGCAGTTTGTTTTTACTGGCGGGCTTATACGTTTGAACCGGCGATGAATTTTGCGGCATCAGCATGGCCACAGTTTATCCAGGGATTTGCAGTTGCCTGCTTCTTTATGCCGTTAACCACCATTACCCTATCCGGATTACCTCCGGAACGGATGGCTGCGGCATCAAGTCTGTCCAATTTTTTACGAACCCTGGCCGGTTCGATAGGTACTTCCATCACCACAACACTGTGGACCGACAGGGAATCGCTGCATCACAGCCATCTGACAGAGTCTGTCACGGCATTTAATCCTAATTCTCAGCATATGTATCAACAACTGGAATCAATAGGGATGAGCCACCAGCAGGCCTCTGAGTATATTGCTGAGCAAATCACCAGCCAGGGACTGATTATTTCTGCCAATGAGATTTTCTGGGCTGCCGGCGGGATATTTATTCTGTTGCTGGTGACCATCTGGTTTGCCAAACCGCCGTTTGGGGGGTCGGGAGGTAAAAAAAGCGATGCCGGAGGAGGCGCTCACTAA
- the emrA gene encoding multidrug efflux MFS transporter periplasmic adaptor subunit EmrA encodes MSAGEETLQSGAPRPQNKKKARKTLLILLAIICLIAAVGYFAYWFLVLSHYQDTDDAYVSGNQVVIMPQVSGSVTRVWFDDTDYVKKGDILVSLDKTDAQQAFDKAETALATSVRQTRQEMINSKQYQANITLKKVALAQAQADLERRIPLGKSQLIGREDLQHARDAVTSAQADLDVATQQYNANQAILLNTTLENQPAVQQSASAVRDAWLALQRTDIRSPVDGYVSQRSVQVGSQISSSSSLMAVVPDKQLWVDANFKETQLADVRIGQPATIVSDIYGDNVVYHGKVVGLDMGTGSAFSLLPAQNATGNWIKVVQRLPVRVDIDPQDLAKHPLRIGLSTLVTVDTANKDGQVLATSVRTTPAYESNALELQLGQVNQTISDIIKANAG; translated from the coding sequence ATGAGTGCAGGTGAGGAAACTCTGCAATCCGGTGCCCCGCGGCCCCAAAATAAAAAGAAAGCACGTAAAACTCTGCTGATTCTGCTGGCTATCATTTGCCTGATTGCCGCTGTTGGCTACTTTGCCTATTGGTTTCTGGTACTCAGCCATTACCAGGATACTGATGACGCCTATGTTTCCGGTAACCAGGTGGTCATTATGCCGCAGGTATCGGGCAGCGTAACCCGGGTCTGGTTTGACGATACTGATTATGTCAAAAAAGGTGACATTCTGGTGTCACTGGACAAAACCGATGCTCAACAGGCTTTTGACAAAGCAGAAACTGCACTTGCCACCAGCGTCCGTCAAACCCGCCAGGAAATGATCAACAGCAAACAGTATCAGGCTAATATCACCCTGAAAAAAGTTGCACTGGCACAGGCGCAGGCCGATTTGGAACGCCGTATCCCCTTGGGCAAATCTCAGTTAATTGGTCGCGAAGACTTACAGCATGCCCGCGATGCGGTAACCAGTGCCCAGGCAGACCTCGACGTGGCTACTCAACAATATAATGCCAACCAGGCAATATTACTGAATACCACGCTGGAAAATCAGCCGGCTGTGCAGCAAAGTGCTTCCGCAGTCCGTGACGCCTGGCTGGCTTTACAACGTACGGATATCCGAAGCCCGGTAGACGGTTATGTTTCGCAGCGTAGCGTTCAGGTGGGCTCGCAGATCTCATCCTCCAGTTCACTGATGGCGGTAGTACCTGATAAACAACTGTGGGTTGACGCTAATTTTAAAGAAACACAACTGGCCGACGTTCGTATTGGTCAGCCTGCGACCATTGTTTCTGATATCTATGGCGATAATGTCGTCTATCACGGCAAAGTGGTTGGTCTGGACATGGGAACAGGTAGTGCATTCTCTTTACTGCCTGCCCAGAATGCTACCGGTAACTGGATTAAAGTGGTCCAGCGTTTGCCGGTTCGCGTAGATATCGATCCACAAGACCTTGCAAAACACCCGCTGCGTATTGGCTTATCAACCTTAGTCACCGTTGATACGGCAAATAAAGACGGACAGGTTCTTGCCACTTCAGTACGCACAACTCCGGCTTATGAGAGTAATGCTCTGGAACTGCAACTGGGTCAGGTGAATCAGACTATCTCTGACATCATCAAGGCAAATGCCGGCTGA
- the mprA gene encoding transcriptional repressor MprA, with translation MESSFTPIEEMLHVLVQRHTNYPLREMLLTRLCMHIQGKLLDNRNKILKERGINDTLFTALVTLDARKDQSIQPSELSSALGSSRTNATRIADELEKRGWIERRESSNDRRCLHLHLTEQGYEFLCEVMPPQHQSLKHLWEVLSTEEQQQLESITRKLLGRLDEMDSKA, from the coding sequence GTGGAAAGTTCATTCACTCCGATTGAAGAAATGTTGCATGTCCTGGTTCAGCGCCACACTAACTACCCGTTGCGGGAAATGCTGCTGACCCGGTTATGTATGCATATTCAGGGAAAACTGCTCGATAACAGGAACAAAATTCTGAAAGAACGTGGAATTAATGACACCCTGTTTACAGCACTGGTCACCCTGGATGCACGCAAGGATCAGAGTATTCAACCGTCGGAACTGAGTTCTGCGTTAGGGTCTTCCCGTACCAATGCAACACGTATTGCAGATGAGCTCGAGAAACGCGGCTGGATAGAACGTCGTGAAAGCAGTAATGATCGCCGCTGTTTACACCTGCATTTGACTGAACAGGGCTATGAGTTTCTGTGTGAGGTTATGCCACCTCAGCACCAGAGTCTGAAACATCTGTGGGAAGTTCTTTCTACTGAAGAACAACAACAACTCGAAAGTATTACCCGTAAACTGCTCGGCCGCCTGGATGAAATGGACAGTAAAGCATAA
- the proW gene encoding glycine betaine/L-proline ABC transporter permease ProW, with product MSKPDNNPWSDTSAQASSAPAADSSSSASDPWSTSGSSSPSAGSSTDTSSSDAWGSAGTSSGSGGHDAAASSNDWLNAPAPVTHEHFNIMDPFHKTLIPLDSWVTHAIDWVVGNFRPVFQGIRVPVDFILSTFQHLLTVMPSPIAILIFTLIAWQMTNVGMGIATLLSLIVIGAIGAWSDAMVTLSLVLTSLLFCVVIGLPVGIWLARSDRAAKIIRPLLDAMQTTPAFVYLVPIVMLFGIGNVPGVVVTIIFALPPVIRLTILGIKQVPADLIEASESFGASPRQMLFKVQLPLAMPTIMAGVNQTLMLSLSMVVIASMIAVGGLGQMVLRGIGRLDMGLATVGGVGIVILAIILDRLTQSVGADSRSRGQRHWYLTGPVGLVLRPFVKNSPTK from the coding sequence ATGAGCAAGCCAGATAATAATCCATGGAGTGATACTTCAGCTCAGGCCAGCAGTGCTCCTGCGGCAGACAGCAGTAGCAGCGCTAGTGATCCCTGGTCAACCTCCGGTTCATCATCGCCCTCTGCTGGCAGTTCTACAGATACCAGCTCGTCAGATGCCTGGGGCTCTGCCGGCACCAGTTCCGGCAGTGGCGGGCACGATGCAGCAGCCTCATCTAACGACTGGTTGAATGCTCCTGCTCCGGTAACGCATGAGCATTTTAATATTATGGATCCATTCCATAAGACATTAATTCCGTTAGACAGCTGGGTGACTCATGCTATTGACTGGGTGGTCGGTAATTTCCGCCCGGTATTTCAGGGAATCCGTGTACCGGTTGATTTTATCCTGAGTACCTTCCAGCATCTGCTGACTGTTATGCCTTCGCCTATAGCGATTTTGATTTTCACACTGATAGCCTGGCAGATGACCAATGTCGGTATGGGTATCGCGACACTGCTTTCTCTGATTGTGATAGGTGCCATCGGCGCATGGTCAGATGCCATGGTCACGCTGTCACTGGTATTAACGTCGTTGCTGTTCTGTGTGGTTATTGGCCTGCCCGTCGGAATTTGGCTGGCCCGCAGTGATCGTGCTGCAAAAATCATCCGTCCGTTGCTGGATGCCATGCAGACAACGCCAGCCTTTGTTTATCTGGTGCCTATTGTCATGCTGTTTGGTATCGGCAACGTTCCTGGTGTGGTAGTAACTATTATCTTCGCCCTGCCACCGGTAATCAGGCTGACTATCCTTGGTATCAAGCAGGTACCGGCAGATTTGATCGAAGCCAGCGAATCATTCGGTGCCAGCCCACGCCAGATGCTGTTTAAAGTACAGCTGCCATTAGCCATGCCAACCATTATGGCCGGCGTCAACCAGACACTGATGCTGTCGCTTTCCATGGTGGTTATTGCCTCAATGATAGCCGTCGGGGGCCTTGGTCAGATGGTGTTACGCGGTATTGGTCGGCTGGACATGGGGCTGGCAACCGTCGGCGGAGTCGGCATTGTGATTCTGGCCATTATTCTTGATCGACTGACACAGTCTGTTGGTGCAGATAGCCGTAGCCGTGGACAGCGTCACTGGTATCTTACCGGTCCGGTAGGCCTGGTCCTGCGCCCGTTTGTTAAAAATTCACCCACCAAATAA
- a CDS encoding tRNA/rRNA methyltransferase: MNDDVKGKSSKVKVMYVRNEDNTRQRTGNPRTGKGGYSPSRQQEPGRRQEEKSRSPWRTVSRSPAEEPKALPTETGPRPIVDPEVIRKQRQEETRVYGENACQALFQSRPEAIVRAWFVQSVTPRFRETLRWLAANRKAYHVVEDAELVKASGTEHHGGVCFIIKKHMGLAVSEWLEQAAEKECVLALENVGNPHNLGAIMRSCAHFGAKGILVDDASLLESGAAVRTAEGGAEHVQAITANSFAEGLDAFRQAGYTIVTTSSHQGSPLSATTLPEKMVLVLGQESDGLKESTLKQGDISLSIDGTGSVESLNVSVATGILLAEWWRQNH; this comes from the coding sequence ATGAACGACGATGTAAAAGGCAAAAGCAGTAAAGTAAAAGTGATGTATGTTCGCAACGAGGATAATACCCGTCAACGTACCGGTAACCCGCGGACAGGCAAAGGAGGTTATTCTCCGTCACGTCAGCAGGAGCCAGGTCGTCGTCAGGAAGAAAAATCCCGTTCCCCGTGGCGGACAGTTTCGCGCTCACCGGCAGAAGAACCAAAGGCATTGCCTACCGAGACCGGTCCACGGCCGATCGTCGATCCTGAGGTCATTCGCAAGCAGCGTCAGGAAGAAACCCGTGTCTATGGTGAAAATGCCTGTCAGGCTTTATTCCAGAGCCGTCCTGAAGCGATTGTTCGCGCCTGGTTTGTTCAGAGCGTCACTCCACGTTTTCGTGAAACCCTGCGCTGGCTGGCTGCAAACCGTAAAGCCTACCATGTGGTAGAAGATGCCGAACTGGTAAAAGCATCCGGTACAGAGCACCATGGTGGGGTCTGCTTCATTATCAAAAAACATATGGGACTGGCTGTCAGCGAGTGGCTGGAACAGGCTGCAGAAAAAGAGTGCGTTCTGGCCCTGGAAAATGTAGGCAACCCACATAACCTCGGCGCAATTATGCGCAGCTGTGCCCACTTTGGCGCAAAAGGTATTCTTGTTGATGATGCTTCTCTGCTTGAATCAGGGGCTGCTGTACGTACCGCTGAAGGTGGTGCTGAACATGTTCAGGCGATAACGGCGAATAGCTTTGCTGAGGGGCTGGATGCATTTCGCCAGGCGGGTTACACCATCGTGACAACTTCCAGTCATCAGGGAAGTCCGTTATCTGCGACAACCTTGCCTGAAAAAATGGTCCTGGTGTTAGGTCAGGAAAGTGACGGCCTGAAAGAATCTACCCTGAAACAGGGAGATATCAGTCTGTCCATTGATGGCACTGGCAGTGTGGAAAGTCTCAATGTCTCGGTTGCGACAGGGATTCTTCTGGCAGAATGGTGGCGTCAGAACCATTAA
- a CDS encoding tRNA-uridine aminocarboxypropyltransferase: MLDNAVLTLRAQRLARATRPFLARGNRVVRCQRCLLPVAQCLCTTITPVAARSQFCLVMFDTEPLKPSNTGRLIADILPQTTAFEWSRTAPPEQLLATVNDENVQPLVVFPGHYAAPGREVMTTPPTTGKPPLFVMLDGTWTEAAKMFRKSPWLDRFPVMSLNVSRPSRYSLRESPTAGQHCTAEVAIALLEQAGDTAAAAGLQAHFERFRQRYLAGKASHQAYLTEKLPENG; the protein is encoded by the coding sequence ATGTTGGATAATGCCGTCCTGACCCTCAGGGCACAACGGTTGGCCAGAGCAACCCGTCCTTTTCTCGCCAGAGGAAACCGGGTTGTTCGTTGTCAACGCTGTCTGTTACCGGTTGCGCAGTGCCTGTGCACTACCATCACCCCTGTTGCTGCCCGTAGTCAGTTCTGTCTGGTGATGTTCGATACTGAGCCGCTGAAACCCAGTAATACCGGCCGTCTGATCGCCGATATTTTACCTCAGACCACCGCGTTTGAATGGTCACGAACAGCACCGCCTGAACAATTGCTGGCCACCGTCAATGATGAGAATGTTCAGCCTCTGGTTGTATTTCCCGGTCATTATGCAGCCCCGGGACGGGAAGTGATGACCACCCCTCCAACAACCGGTAAACCGCCACTATTTGTTATGCTGGATGGTACCTGGACCGAAGCCGCAAAAATGTTCCGTAAAAGCCCGTGGCTCGATCGCTTTCCGGTAATGTCGCTAAATGTGTCACGCCCTTCACGTTACAGCCTGCGTGAATCGCCGACAGCTGGCCAACACTGCACTGCAGAGGTAGCGATTGCACTGCTGGAGCAGGCTGGAGACACCGCAGCCGCGGCAGGACTACAGGCGCACTTTGAACGTTTCCGCCAGCGATATCTGGCGGGTAAAGCCTCACATCAGGCATACCTCACGGAAAAGCTCCCGGAAAACGGATAA
- a CDS encoding bifunctional acetate--CoA ligase family protein/GNAT family N-acetyltransferase codes for MSQRGLEALLKPGSIAVIGASEKPDRAGHLMMRNLLAGGFSGPVLPVTPAWQAVCGVMAYPSIDKLPCIPDLAVICTHSRRNLEILQQLGEKGCRACIILSSPGEQLSELKECAAHWNIRILGPNSLGLLSPWQGINASFSPVPVQRGKLAFISQSAAVSNTLLDWAQQRNLGFSWFIALGDSIDIDVDDLLDFLARDSKTSAILLSLEHLEDARRFVSSSRSAARNKPILVIKSGRSRQARQFLGTADSLDAAWDAAIQRAGMLRVKDTHELFSAVETLNHMRPLRGERLFIISNGAAPAALALDELTERNGTLASPDQATIEALNKILPPSVHAGNPLDLKDDATTERYLSVINLLLESHALDALMIIHAPSAVSPASESANEIIRLVRQHPRGRQITLLTNWGGEYSSREARAAFTRAGIPTWRTPEGTVTAFMHMVEYRRNQKQLRETPSLPARLPQTRINIRQLLQQALAEGRNRLDTHEVQAIFQGYGINTLSTWAATDSQQAVVIADNIGYPVALKLRSADIPHKSEIQGVMLYLHTAAEVASAADAILSRAKTAWPEAHIQGLVVQSMARRAGAEELRISVQPDPLFGPVIILGEGNGDWQTDQQPAVALPPLNMTLAKNLVNQAIIRGAIRGRNSLQALDINAVSQCLVHISNMIIDCPEIEWLDIHPLLASGNNLTLLDATVSLKEFSGESESRLAIRPYPQRLEQAVILKDGSECLFRPILPEDEPGLKEFISRVTKEDLYYRYFSEINEFTHEDLANMTQIDYDREMAIVAVYTDEDRNEIIGVTRAISDSDNIDAEFSILVRSDLKNLGLGRQLLEKMILYTRQHGLQQLNGITMPNNQGMITLARKLDFRIERQLDEGIVTLQLALQAAEKKRTEE; via the coding sequence ATGAGTCAGCGCGGTCTTGAAGCATTACTCAAACCCGGTTCTATCGCGGTTATTGGCGCGTCAGAGAAACCTGACCGGGCTGGCCATCTGATGATGCGAAATCTGCTGGCAGGAGGATTTAGTGGCCCGGTATTACCTGTGACACCTGCATGGCAAGCCGTATGCGGTGTGATGGCTTATCCTTCGATTGATAAGTTGCCTTGCATTCCTGACCTCGCCGTCATTTGTACCCATTCACGGCGTAATCTGGAAATTCTGCAGCAACTGGGAGAAAAAGGCTGTCGGGCCTGTATTATCCTTTCGTCCCCCGGAGAACAGCTAAGCGAACTAAAAGAGTGTGCTGCTCACTGGAATATTCGTATTCTTGGTCCCAACAGCCTGGGTCTGCTCTCTCCCTGGCAGGGAATCAATGCCAGTTTCTCTCCGGTACCCGTCCAGCGTGGAAAACTGGCGTTCATTTCACAATCTGCCGCTGTTTCTAATACCTTACTGGACTGGGCGCAGCAACGTAATCTGGGGTTTTCCTGGTTTATCGCCCTGGGTGACAGCATTGATATTGATGTCGATGACTTACTCGATTTTCTTGCCAGAGACAGTAAAACCAGCGCCATATTACTGTCTCTGGAACATTTAGAAGATGCCCGAAGGTTTGTTTCTTCGTCCCGAAGTGCTGCACGCAACAAACCTATCCTGGTGATTAAAAGTGGCAGAAGTCGCCAGGCAAGACAATTTCTCGGCACGGCTGATAGCCTGGATGCCGCATGGGATGCCGCTATTCAGCGAGCAGGCATGTTGCGGGTCAAAGATACCCATGAGCTATTTTCTGCGGTAGAGACGCTCAATCACATGCGACCGCTACGCGGTGAACGATTATTTATTATCAGCAACGGTGCTGCACCCGCGGCACTGGCTCTGGATGAACTGACCGAACGTAACGGCACATTAGCCAGTCCCGACCAGGCCACGATCGAAGCACTGAATAAAATATTGCCTCCGTCTGTCCACGCAGGCAATCCGCTGGACCTGAAGGATGATGCTACGACAGAACGCTATCTGTCAGTCATCAATCTGCTGTTGGAAAGTCATGCCCTGGATGCACTGATGATTATTCACGCCCCCAGCGCTGTTTCTCCGGCCAGTGAAAGTGCCAACGAGATTATCCGACTGGTCAGGCAACATCCCCGGGGCCGGCAGATCACTTTACTGACCAACTGGGGAGGAGAATACTCGTCACGTGAAGCAAGGGCTGCATTTACCCGAGCAGGTATACCAACGTGGAGAACCCCGGAAGGCACGGTAACTGCATTTATGCACATGGTAGAATACCGGCGCAATCAGAAACAATTAAGGGAAACACCTTCGCTCCCCGCCCGGCTACCACAAACACGAATTAATATCCGTCAGCTATTGCAGCAGGCTCTGGCTGAAGGACGAAACCGGCTGGATACTCATGAAGTTCAGGCCATTTTTCAGGGATACGGAATAAACACCCTGTCCACCTGGGCTGCGACTGACAGCCAGCAAGCCGTGGTAATTGCAGACAATATTGGTTATCCGGTAGCGCTAAAACTCCGCTCTGCGGATATACCACATAAATCAGAAATTCAGGGGGTTATGCTTTATCTGCATACTGCTGCAGAGGTGGCCAGCGCAGCAGATGCCATATTGTCACGGGCCAAAACTGCATGGCCGGAAGCTCATATTCAGGGTCTGGTGGTTCAGAGCATGGCCCGACGTGCAGGGGCGGAAGAGCTCAGGATCTCAGTTCAACCCGATCCACTGTTCGGTCCTGTAATAATTCTTGGTGAAGGAAATGGTGACTGGCAGACAGACCAGCAGCCTGCGGTTGCCCTCCCTCCCCTGAATATGACTCTGGCAAAAAATCTGGTCAATCAGGCCATCATCCGCGGCGCGATACGTGGCAGAAATTCGCTTCAGGCTCTGGATATCAATGCTGTGAGCCAGTGTCTGGTGCATATTTCGAATATGATTATCGACTGCCCGGAAATCGAATGGCTGGACATTCACCCTTTACTTGCTTCGGGAAATAATCTCACTCTGCTCGATGCCACCGTGTCCCTGAAGGAATTTAGCGGTGAAAGCGAATCCCGACTCGCCATTCGCCCTTATCCACAACGTCTCGAACAGGCGGTTATCCTGAAAGATGGTAGTGAATGTCTGTTCCGCCCGATTTTGCCGGAAGATGAACCCGGGCTGAAAGAGTTTATTTCCAGAGTGACAAAAGAAGATCTCTACTATCGTTATTTCAGTGAAATCAATGAGTTCACTCATGAAGATTTAGCCAATATGACCCAGATCGATTATGATCGGGAAATGGCAATCGTCGCGGTTTATACCGATGAAGATCGCAACGAGATCATTGGCGTGACCAGAGCGATTTCTGACTCTGATAACATTGATGCGGAGTTTTCAATCCTGGTCAGATCTGATCTAAAAAATCTTGGTCTTGGCCGGCAATTGTTGGAAAAAATGATTTTGTATACCCGCCAACATGGCCTGCAACAGCTCAATGGCATCACCATGCCTAATAATCAGGGGATGATCACTCTGGCACGTAAGCTGGATTTCAGGATTGAGCGGCAACTGGATGAAGGGATTGTTACCCTGCAACTGGCTTTGCAGGCTGCCGAAAAAAAACGTACAGAAGAGTAA
- the proX gene encoding glycine betaine/L-proline ABC transporter substrate-binding protein ProX, whose protein sequence is MRKLIITTTAMTLLLAGQSYAADLPGKGITVKPVQSTISGETFQTLLVSRALEKLGYTVDTPDEVDYNVGYTSIAAGDATFTAVNWQPLHDDMYNAAGGDKVFYREGTYVSGAAQGYLIDKKTAEKYHITDIAQLKDPKLAKLFDTNGDGKADLTGCTPGWGCEAVINHQIQAYGLSNTVQHNQGNYSAMMADTIARYKQGKPILYYTWTPYWVSDVLKPGRDVVWLQVPFSSLPGGQKNVDTKLPNGANYGFPVNTMHIVANKAWAEKNPAAAKLFAEMKLPLADINAQNAAMNAGQSSDADVNRQVDGWIHAHQAEFNHWIQDALAAAKS, encoded by the coding sequence ATGCGTAAGTTAATCATCACTACCACTGCAATGACTCTGCTGCTTGCAGGACAAAGCTATGCTGCTGATCTGCCAGGCAAGGGAATCACCGTTAAACCTGTTCAGAGCACCATCAGCGGAGAAACCTTTCAGACTCTGCTGGTGAGTCGTGCCTTAGAAAAACTGGGGTACACTGTCGATACCCCGGATGAAGTGGACTATAACGTTGGCTACACCTCTATCGCTGCGGGCGATGCAACGTTTACCGCTGTGAACTGGCAGCCGCTGCATGACGATATGTATAACGCGGCGGGTGGCGATAAAGTGTTTTATCGTGAAGGGACCTATGTCAGCGGGGCTGCGCAGGGTTATCTGATCGATAAGAAAACCGCCGAAAAATACCATATTACTGATATTGCTCAGCTAAAAGATCCTAAACTGGCAAAACTGTTTGATACCAATGGCGACGGCAAAGCTGACCTGACCGGTTGTACTCCGGGCTGGGGCTGTGAGGCAGTAATTAATCACCAGATTCAGGCCTACGGTTTATCAAACACCGTGCAGCACAATCAGGGTAATTATTCCGCGATGATGGCTGACACTATCGCTCGTTACAAACAGGGTAAACCTATCCTTTATTATACCTGGACTCCTTACTGGGTGAGTGATGTGCTGAAACCGGGTCGTGATGTTGTCTGGTTACAGGTTCCTTTCTCTTCTTTGCCGGGTGGACAGAAAAATGTCGATACAAAACTGCCTAACGGTGCGAACTATGGCTTCCCTGTAAATACCATGCATATCGTTGCCAACAAAGCATGGGCTGAAAAGAATCCTGCCGCAGCAAAACTGTTTGCTGAAATGAAACTGCCGTTGGCAGATATCAATGCGCAGAACGCAGCCATGAATGCCGGACAAAGCAGTGATGCAGATGTAAATCGTCAGGTAGATGGCTGGATTCATGCTCATCAGGCTGAATTTAACCACTGGATTCAGGATGCATTAGCTGCTGCCAAATCCTAA